DNA from Dietzia lutea:
GACGACCTGGCCGACACGGTCGACTACGGCGCGCTCGCGCTGTTCGCGCGCGACGTCGTCGCCGGGCCGTCCTGCGACCTCATCGAGACGGTGGCCTCGCGGATCGCCGACGGCATCATGGAGATGGCCCCCGACGCCCACGCGGTGGAGGTGACGCTGCACAAGCCGCAGGCCCCCATCCCGGCCGAGTTCGCCGACGTCGCCGTCGTGGCACGGCGCTCGCGCGGCGGCGGGAACCGTCGCGAGCGGGGCGAGCGGTGAGCTGCCGGGCGGTGCTGTCGATTGGCGGGAACCAGGGCGATGCCCTCGGGCTCCTGCGGGGCGTCGTGGACGCCGCGGCCACCGACGGGATCCTGCGCGCGGCGTCCTCGGTCTACGCCACCCCGCCGTGGGGCGGCGTCGAGCAGGACGACTTCCTCAACGCCGCTCTCGTCGTGGAGCATTCCGGCACTCCGGCCGACGTCCTCGAGTGGGGTTTCTCCCGCGAGCGCGCGGCCGGCCGCACCCGCGAGGTGCGGTGGGGGCCGAGGACCCTCGACGTGGACGTGGTGACCGCCGACGTCGACGGCGAGACCGTGGTCTCCGACGA
Protein-coding regions in this window:
- the folK gene encoding 2-amino-4-hydroxy-6-hydroxymethyldihydropteridine diphosphokinase; this encodes MSCRAVLSIGGNQGDALGLLRGVVDAAATDGILRAASSVYATPPWGGVEQDDFLNAALVVEHSGTPADVLEWGFSRERAAGRTREVRWGPRTLDVDVVTADVDGETVVSDDPALILPHPRAAERAFVLVPWLEIDPDARLAGVPVTDHLAALDPADVSAVRRLPGALAPQGRVSPS
- the folB gene encoding dihydroneopterin aldolase, with protein sequence MADRIELRGLRVRGTHGVFDHEKRDGQDFLVDLVLWTDFTAAAASDDLADTVDYGALALFARDVVAGPSCDLIETVASRIADGIMEMAPDAHAVEVTLHKPQAPIPAEFADVAVVARRSRGGGNRRERGER